One window of Oryza brachyantha chromosome 12, ObraRS2, whole genome shotgun sequence genomic DNA carries:
- the LOC102721697 gene encoding 15-cis-zeta-carotene isomerase, chloroplastic, with protein sequence MASHLLLRLPAPPPRALVLRLPRLRVPSPPSSAAPSAPLLLGARVILSSASAIQPARARGSSIGGAGEEDSDGEADGGPPLVGEDSAVFRLGDQRVASWVYFSGILAVVLWGLNVLWIDPATGVGTRFLEAVAAVSDSHEVTMLLLTIIFAIVHSGMASLRENGERMVGARAYRVMFAAISLPLAVSTVVYFINHRYDGIQLWQVQGISGIHELVWISSFISFFFLYPSTFNLLEVAAVDKPKFHMWETGIMRITRHPQMVGQVIWCLVHTLWIGNSVAVAASVGLIGHHLFGVWNGDKRLALRYGEAFEILKNRTSVVPFAAIIDGRQKLPKDYYKEFIRLPYIAITALTLGAYFAHPLMQASSYKLPW encoded by the exons atgGCGTCCCAccttctcctccgcctccccgcccCTCCGCCGCGGGCTCTCGTCCTGCGGCTCCCGCGCCTGCGCGTGCCCTCGCCACCGAGCAGCGCGGCCCCCTCGGCTCCGCTGCTGCTCGGGGCCCGCGTCATCCTCTCCTCGGCCTCTGCCATCCAGCCGGCCCGGGCGAGGGGGTCCTCGATCGGCGGCGCTGGGGAGGAGGACtcggacggcgaggcggacggGGGCCCGCCCCTCGTTGGGGAGGACTCGGCGGTGTTCCGGCTGGGCGACCAGCGGGTGGCGTCGTGGGTCTACTTCAGCGGGATACTCGCCGTCGTGCTGTGGGGGCTCAACGTTCTCTGGATCGACCCGGCCACCGGGGTCGGGACTAGGTTCCTCGAGGCGGTCGCCGCGGTCTCCGACAGCCACGAG GTCACTATGCTTCTGCTTACCATCATTTTTGCTATCGTCCATAGCGGTATGGCAAGCTTACGTGAAAATGGTGAGAGAATGGTGGGGGCACGAGCTTACCGTGTAATGTTTGCTGCAATCTCACTGCCTTTAGCAGTTAGTACTGTT gtctattttataaatcaTCGGTATGATGGTATTCAGCTATGGCAAGTTCAGGGTATTTCAGGCATTCATGAGCTTGTTTGGATCTCATCTTtcatctctttcttctttctgtATCCATCTACTTTCAATCTATTAGAAGTGGCAGCTGTGGACAAGCCAAAGTTCCACATGTGGGAAACTGGAATAATGCGCATTACCAGACATCCACAG ATGGTTGGACAGGTAATTTGGTGCTTAGTCCACACATTGTGGATTGGCAACTCAGTAGCAGTTGCAGCCTCCGTTGGATTAATTGGTCACCATCTGTTTGGCGTTTGGAATGGTGATAAGAGGCTGGCATTACGCTATGGTGAAGCCTTTGAAATTCTGAAAAACAGAACAAGTGTTGTGCCTTTTGCTGCAATCATTGATGGAAGACAGAAACTACCCAAAGATTATTACAAGGAGTTCATTCGGTTACCATATATCGCAATCACTGCATTAACTTTGGGAGCATACTTTGCCCATCCCTTAATGCAAGCATCCAGCTACAAGCTTCCTTGGTGA